A portion of the Pseudomonas koreensis genome contains these proteins:
- a CDS encoding AAA family ATPase, with translation MNDLFIQQIRLKPDMTAADFLHDLFPLEFSSLITVFIGENGSGKSTLLEAVAIKLGCNPEGGGKNFNFSTENTHSKLHETLTLSKGYRREKDVFFYRAETFYNLSTTIRKLDAEPSFDPEIKTYYGGVDLHCMSHGEAMEALFHHRFKAQGLYLLDEPEASLSPVRQLVFINRIMELSRGGAQFIIATHSPLIMSIPGCDLRQISGGRCEQIAAEDTDAYAVYKAVLNSAGAYITKNML, from the coding sequence ATGAATGATCTGTTTATCCAACAAATACGCCTGAAGCCAGACATGACGGCGGCTGACTTTCTACATGACCTCTTTCCGCTTGAATTCAGCAGCTTAATAACTGTTTTTATCGGAGAAAATGGCTCTGGAAAATCCACTTTACTTGAAGCTGTTGCCATCAAGTTGGGTTGCAATCCAGAAGGCGGTGGGAAGAATTTCAATTTCTCGACCGAGAACACCCATTCGAAACTGCATGAAACCCTGACGCTCTCAAAAGGCTACCGAAGGGAGAAGGACGTTTTTTTCTACAGAGCGGAAACCTTCTACAACTTGAGCACTACGATCCGCAAGCTCGATGCAGAGCCTAGCTTTGATCCTGAAATCAAGACCTATTACGGTGGCGTGGATTTGCATTGCATGTCGCACGGTGAAGCAATGGAAGCGCTCTTCCACCACCGATTCAAAGCCCAGGGACTGTACCTGCTCGACGAGCCGGAAGCATCGTTATCCCCGGTGAGGCAATTGGTGTTTATCAACCGGATAATGGAGCTGTCGCGCGGCGGCGCGCAATTCATCATCGCTACTCACTCTCCCCTCATCATGTCGATCCCGGGCTGTGATCTGAGGCAGATATCCGGAGGGCGCTGCGAGCAAATAGCCGCCGAAGATACTGACGCTTATGCCGTCTACAAAGCCGTGCTCAATTCTGCCGGCGCTTACATCACGAAAAACATGCTGTGA
- the rep gene encoding DNA helicase Rep, whose amino-acid sequence MSRLNPRQQEAVNYVGGPLLVLAGAGSGKTSVITRKIAHLIQNCGIRAQYIVAMTFTNKAAREMKERVGTLLRAGEGRGLTVCTFHNLGLNIIRKEHARLGYKPGFSIFDETDVKALMTDIMQKEYAGDDGVDEIKNMIGAWKNDLILPAQALENARNPKEQTAAIVYTHYQRTLKAFNAVDFDDLILLPVKLFEEHADILEKWQNKVRYLLVDEYQDTNASQYLLVKMLIGKRNQFTVVGDDDQSIYAWRGARPENLMLLKDDYPSLKVVMLEQNYRSTSRILRCANVLISNNPHEFEKQLWSEMGHGDEIRVIRCRNEDAEAERVAMEILSLHLRTDRPYSDFAILYRGNYQAKLIELKLQHHQVPYRLSGGNSFFGRQEVKDLMAYFRLIVNPDDDNAFLRVINVPRREIGSTTLEKLGNYATERKISMYAATDEIGLGEHLDSRFTDRLARFKRFMDKVREQCAGEDPISALRSMVMDIDYENWLRTNSSSDKAADYRMGNVWFLIEALKNTLEKDEDGEMTVEDAIGKLVLRDMLERQQEEEDGAEGVQMMTLHASKGLEFPYVFIMGMEEEILPHRSSIEADTIEEERRLAYVGITRARQTLAFTFAAKRKQYGEIIDCAPSRFLDELPPDDLAWEGNDDTPTEVKAVRGNSALADIRAMLKR is encoded by the coding sequence ATGTCCCGACTCAATCCCCGGCAGCAAGAAGCCGTGAACTATGTCGGCGGCCCTCTATTGGTGCTCGCCGGTGCTGGCTCCGGCAAGACCAGCGTGATCACCCGCAAGATCGCGCACCTGATCCAGAACTGCGGCATCCGCGCCCAGTACATCGTCGCCATGACCTTTACCAACAAGGCCGCGCGCGAGATGAAAGAGCGGGTCGGCACCCTGTTGCGTGCCGGCGAAGGTCGCGGCCTGACCGTCTGCACCTTCCACAACCTGGGCCTGAACATCATCCGCAAGGAGCATGCGCGGCTGGGCTACAAACCCGGTTTCTCGATCTTCGACGAGACCGACGTCAAAGCCCTGATGACCGACATCATGCAGAAGGAATACGCAGGCGACGACGGCGTCGACGAGATCAAGAACATGATCGGCGCCTGGAAAAACGACCTGATCCTGCCTGCCCAGGCCCTGGAAAACGCGCGCAATCCCAAGGAACAGACCGCCGCCATTGTCTACACCCACTATCAGCGCACGCTCAAGGCGTTCAACGCGGTGGACTTCGACGATCTGATCCTGCTGCCGGTGAAACTCTTCGAAGAGCACGCCGACATTCTCGAAAAGTGGCAGAACAAGGTGCGCTACCTGCTCGTCGACGAATACCAGGACACCAACGCCAGCCAGTACCTGCTGGTGAAAATGCTCATCGGCAAGCGCAACCAGTTCACCGTGGTCGGCGACGATGACCAGTCGATCTATGCCTGGCGTGGCGCGCGCCCGGAAAACCTGATGCTGCTCAAGGACGACTACCCGTCCCTGAAAGTGGTCATGCTCGAGCAGAACTACCGCTCCACCAGCCGCATCCTGCGCTGCGCCAACGTGCTGATCTCGAACAACCCGCACGAATTCGAAAAACAGCTGTGGAGCGAGATGGGCCACGGCGACGAGATCCGCGTGATCCGTTGCCGCAACGAGGACGCCGAAGCCGAGCGCGTGGCCATGGAAATCCTCAGCCTGCACTTGCGAACCGATCGCCCGTACAGCGATTTCGCGATTCTCTATCGCGGTAACTATCAGGCCAAATTGATTGAATTGAAGCTGCAGCACCATCAGGTGCCGTATCGCCTGAGCGGCGGCAACAGCTTCTTCGGCCGTCAGGAAGTGAAGGACCTGATGGCCTACTTCCGCCTGATCGTAAATCCGGATGACGACAACGCCTTCCTGCGCGTGATCAACGTTCCGCGTCGCGAGATCGGCTCGACCACCCTGGAAAAACTCGGCAACTACGCCACCGAGCGCAAGATCTCGATGTACGCCGCCACCGACGAAATCGGTCTGGGCGAACATCTGGACAGCCGCTTCACCGATCGCCTGGCGCGCTTCAAGCGCTTCATGGACAAGGTCCGTGAGCAGTGCGCCGGCGAAGATCCGATTTCGGCATTGCGCAGCATGGTCATGGATATCGATTACGAGAACTGGCTGCGCACCAACAGCTCCAGCGACAAGGCTGCGGACTACCGCATGGGCAACGTCTGGTTCCTGATCGAGGCGTTGAAAAACACTCTGGAGAAGGACGAAGACGGCGAAATGACCGTCGAGGACGCCATCGGCAAACTGGTGCTGCGCGACATGCTCGAGCGCCAGCAGGAAGAAGAGGACGGTGCCGAAGGTGTGCAGATGATGACGCTGCACGCATCCAAAGGGCTGGAATTTCCCTACGTGTTCATCATGGGCATGGAAGAGGAAATCCTCCCGCACCGCTCCAGTATCGAAGCCGACACCATCGAAGAAGAACGTCGCCTGGCCTATGTAGGCATCACCCGTGCCCGCCAGACCCTGGCGTTCACCTTTGCCGCCAAGCGCAAGCAGTACGGCGAAATCATCGACTGCGCGCCGAGCCGCTTCCTCGATGAACTGCCGCCGGACGATCTGGCCTGGGAAGGCAACGACGACACCCCGACTGAAGTCAAAGCCGTGCGCGGAAATAGCGCATTGGCCGATATACGCGCGATGTTAAAGCGCTAG
- a CDS encoding xanthine phosphoribosyltransferase — MEALHKKIREEGIVLSDQVLKVDAFLNHQIDPALMKLIGDEFAALFKDSGITKIVTIEASGIAPAIMTGLNLGVPVIFARKQQSLTLTENLLSATVYSFTKKTESTVAISPRHLTSSDRVLIIDDFLANGKASQALISIIKQAGATVAGLGIVIEKSFQGGRAELDSQGYRVESLARVKSLKDGVVTFID; from the coding sequence GTGGAAGCACTGCACAAAAAAATCCGCGAAGAAGGCATCGTGCTTTCCGATCAGGTCCTGAAAGTCGACGCCTTTCTGAACCACCAGATCGACCCCGCCCTGATGAAGCTGATCGGTGACGAATTCGCCGCGCTGTTCAAGGACTCGGGGATCACCAAGATCGTTACCATCGAAGCTTCGGGCATCGCCCCAGCGATCATGACCGGTCTGAACCTCGGCGTGCCGGTGATCTTCGCCCGCAAACAACAGTCGCTGACCCTGACTGAAAACCTGCTCTCGGCGACCGTGTACTCGTTCACCAAAAAGACCGAAAGCACCGTGGCCATCTCCCCGCGCCACCTGACCAGCAGCGACCGCGTGCTGATCATCGACGACTTCCTCGCCAACGGTAAGGCCTCGCAAGCGCTGATCTCGATCATCAAACAGGCCGGCGCCACCGTTGCCGGTCTGGGCATCGTCATCGAGAAGTCGTTCCAGGGCGGTCGCGCCGAACTGGACTCGCAGGGCTACCGCGTCGAGTCGCTGGCCCGGGTGAAATCGCTGAAGGATGGCGTCGTAACCTTCATCGATTAA
- a CDS encoding ABC transporter transmembrane domain-containing protein, with the protein MKNNLILCCFGVGIAALTSASPYLIGNSINLYLGGDSLYLYTLAGAAFFLIATPPFKLAANIHLQKTASKTRFILKKAILNHLLGGSFGHTQKPGEWIELIDGDVDGSMYLYHSLYFDISLNCSIIIVALFITAFYYPLLALAPLSGLLYALVAHLATRRASRSLYDEYVQHNTVTIGAICEHLYNAKPYTNRAKLDIKNIERLAFRSSLKASTFESISSSCYPVAIVVLLLVSAHLLSAGNSNIGAIFASAIYLERVLSPATSLISIYYSSREASYRRSRIRGYGLQHEGH; encoded by the coding sequence ATGAAAAATAATCTAATATTATGCTGCTTTGGTGTAGGCATTGCGGCTCTAACAAGCGCATCACCCTATTTGATTGGCAACTCCATCAATCTTTATTTGGGAGGCGACAGCTTGTATTTATACACGCTCGCAGGTGCTGCGTTCTTTCTTATCGCCACTCCCCCATTCAAGCTGGCAGCCAACATCCATCTACAAAAAACCGCCTCCAAAACCAGATTTATTCTGAAGAAGGCAATTCTGAATCATCTACTTGGCGGAAGCTTCGGGCATACTCAAAAACCAGGCGAGTGGATCGAACTGATTGATGGCGACGTTGATGGCTCGATGTATTTGTATCACTCGCTATATTTTGATATTTCGCTGAACTGCAGCATCATTATCGTTGCGCTTTTCATAACCGCCTTCTACTACCCGCTTTTGGCGCTCGCGCCACTTAGCGGCCTCCTCTATGCTTTAGTTGCACATCTTGCTACTCGAAGAGCCAGTAGATCGCTATATGATGAGTACGTACAGCATAACACCGTAACCATCGGTGCTATCTGTGAGCATTTATATAATGCAAAACCATATACAAACAGGGCCAAGCTAGATATAAAAAATATCGAACGCCTCGCTTTTCGCTCAAGCCTGAAAGCATCGACTTTCGAATCAATATCAAGCTCATGTTATCCAGTGGCGATAGTGGTTCTATTATTAGTGTCGGCCCATCTGCTAAGCGCCGGAAATTCTAATATAGGTGCCATTTTTGCCTCAGCCATCTATCTTGAGCGCGTGCTGAGCCCTGCGACATCGCTGATATCCATCTACTACTCAAGCAGAGAGGCATCTTACAGACGTAGTCGGATTCGCGGCTATGGACTACAGCACGAGGGGCATTGA
- the lanM gene encoding type 2 lanthipeptide synthetase LanM, producing MKNPKDFLSGTTPFKRGYTTDCPVWPYLSYYIFHIEEQFPKSCDNDEALKSTVINGFVTNLAARLTNAANNVLVTEKIIFEKTTCSKMETSAYFKLISENKNYLLDIISAYPELDRVLTKLSKNFIEFTAQLILALIEDRQDINEKFNIPTGSKLSSVEVSSSETHNGSRTVCILSFDSIKIVYKPRNLELEAEASDLLLHLSHAAGDGYENWKLPRYLVKKEHGWSEHTPQTQAESEAEVSSYFKRAGFLLGYCTTFMAADITSDNLIAHGPSPIPIDLETIFYSTLNIETFPKEVRWNVTQTSILPNWTWKGTDGIGVDLSALGGLSEQYVSLNLYQHLEDESGQSQFGMDGVKIFPNQNVLHINGKAAQPWDYEKEIIEGLNKLFSLVNSNQASIIEIIDSLRGRRNRYIPRPTATYHYAIQCSLHATLMRCTKKRTAFLENILNNDTAPAIGFLNAEIAACLDLDVPFAQGLTGGLEFYESRYDGSGHLDSNDYINGIDNSVQYVKTLNRNRIAFEENLTANTLLAMRNMYEHGNKLTEYKFKQNDDLNDPRYSNIDEIIDKLRLSSEINAKLINEMLATEISSNGLWLGFHSSPGGYMEFSELGDDFYYGLSGILYGCVVAASRSSAVDKALVGELLNACYSRIAQKLSNKGTHLGGFHFGLSSAIVPLLISLDYFDDKRGSELLQLYKRYVEEVLSEPWWQKYFWGSDFLSGMFGTLNVLTHIFTLTEDEQFSDLAKSLYGKLEPELTLIDGRTLATFDNAVTTRSDALLSGLSHGIMGCAYSLFYFNDLIAKKDSVNKIFLGFLSWELEQYDETIENWHDYRKRSASSAGEFSWSHGLPGNYLAIDYFAKNGVPLATEFLEKHPSKTVFSYCDLEKRKRPINDSLCHGAFGILNIIKKLSPESLNDPKIFLWSNIINLSEQSSRELRTKTADPLGLWIGRVGSLIGAIGLIEHEYEFPFLPHQMEFLNS from the coding sequence TTGAAAAATCCTAAAGATTTTTTAAGTGGAACAACGCCATTTAAACGCGGCTACACTACTGACTGCCCGGTCTGGCCCTACCTGTCTTATTACATCTTCCATATCGAAGAACAATTTCCAAAATCGTGTGATAACGACGAAGCATTGAAATCAACTGTTATCAATGGCTTTGTAACCAACCTTGCAGCCAGACTTACTAACGCCGCCAACAATGTCTTAGTAACGGAAAAAATAATATTTGAAAAGACCACCTGCAGCAAAATGGAGACTTCCGCATATTTCAAATTGATAAGTGAAAACAAAAACTACCTCCTCGACATCATTAGCGCCTACCCCGAACTGGATCGAGTCCTGACCAAACTGTCAAAAAATTTTATTGAATTCACGGCACAGTTAATCCTCGCACTTATCGAAGACAGACAAGATATCAACGAAAAATTTAATATACCGACCGGTTCCAAACTTTCCTCCGTTGAGGTTTCTTCCAGCGAAACTCACAATGGATCTAGAACCGTTTGCATACTTTCTTTTGATTCTATCAAGATAGTTTATAAACCGAGAAATTTGGAACTTGAAGCTGAAGCATCTGATTTACTGCTGCATTTGAGCCATGCTGCTGGAGATGGTTACGAAAACTGGAAATTGCCAAGGTATCTTGTAAAAAAAGAACACGGTTGGTCAGAGCATACACCTCAAACGCAGGCAGAAAGCGAAGCCGAAGTTTCTTCTTATTTTAAAAGAGCTGGATTTCTTTTAGGTTACTGCACCACCTTTATGGCCGCCGATATTACCTCTGACAATTTGATTGCACACGGCCCAAGCCCTATTCCAATCGATCTCGAAACTATTTTCTACAGCACTCTTAATATTGAAACCTTTCCAAAAGAAGTACGCTGGAATGTCACCCAAACAAGCATACTTCCAAATTGGACTTGGAAAGGCACAGACGGTATAGGTGTAGACCTGAGCGCATTAGGTGGACTATCGGAGCAATATGTCAGCTTAAATCTGTATCAACATTTGGAAGACGAGAGTGGACAGAGCCAGTTTGGCATGGACGGAGTGAAAATATTTCCGAACCAAAACGTTTTGCATATCAATGGAAAAGCGGCACAGCCGTGGGACTACGAAAAAGAAATCATTGAAGGCTTGAACAAATTATTTTCCCTTGTGAATAGTAATCAGGCTTCAATCATCGAAATTATTGACTCTCTCAGAGGAAGAAGAAATAGGTATATCCCGAGGCCGACTGCCACATATCATTACGCTATCCAATGCTCCTTGCATGCGACCTTGATGCGGTGCACTAAAAAACGTACGGCCTTTTTGGAGAACATTCTTAATAATGACACCGCCCCTGCCATAGGTTTTCTCAACGCCGAGATCGCCGCATGCCTGGATTTAGACGTACCTTTTGCTCAGGGACTAACTGGGGGCCTTGAATTCTATGAATCAAGATACGACGGCTCTGGGCACCTAGATAGCAATGATTATATAAATGGAATAGATAACAGCGTCCAATATGTCAAAACACTAAACAGAAATAGAATCGCATTTGAAGAAAACTTGACTGCGAATACTCTATTAGCAATGAGAAATATGTATGAGCATGGTAATAAGCTGACGGAATACAAATTCAAACAAAACGACGACCTGAACGACCCTCGGTATTCAAATATAGACGAGATCATTGACAAACTCAGGTTATCATCAGAGATCAATGCGAAGTTGATCAATGAGATGTTAGCCACCGAAATTTCCAGTAATGGGCTTTGGCTAGGATTTCATTCCTCACCTGGCGGTTACATGGAATTCTCCGAGTTGGGGGACGATTTCTACTACGGATTGTCTGGTATTCTCTACGGCTGCGTAGTCGCTGCCAGCCGCAGCAGCGCTGTAGATAAAGCCTTGGTAGGCGAGCTGCTAAATGCTTGCTACAGCAGAATAGCCCAAAAACTTTCGAATAAAGGCACGCATCTAGGTGGATTTCACTTTGGCTTATCATCTGCAATTGTACCGCTACTGATAAGCTTAGACTATTTTGATGACAAAAGAGGAAGTGAACTACTACAACTCTACAAGAGATATGTTGAAGAGGTACTCAGTGAGCCATGGTGGCAAAAATACTTTTGGGGGTCAGACTTTCTATCAGGCATGTTCGGAACTCTAAACGTACTGACACATATATTCACCCTAACGGAAGACGAACAATTTTCTGATTTAGCGAAATCCTTATATGGCAAATTAGAGCCAGAACTCACGCTTATAGACGGACGTACGCTAGCAACATTCGATAATGCAGTTACTACGAGAAGCGATGCTTTATTAAGCGGCTTGTCTCATGGAATTATGGGGTGCGCATATTCACTATTTTATTTTAACGATCTGATTGCAAAAAAAGATTCAGTCAATAAGATATTCCTAGGATTTCTATCTTGGGAGCTCGAACAATACGATGAAACTATCGAAAATTGGCATGACTATAGAAAACGTTCAGCATCAAGTGCGGGCGAGTTTTCATGGAGTCATGGCTTACCAGGAAACTACTTGGCAATAGATTATTTCGCCAAAAATGGGGTGCCGCTGGCAACGGAGTTCTTGGAGAAACATCCATCCAAAACTGTATTTTCTTACTGTGATCTAGAAAAAAGAAAGCGACCTATTAACGATTCTTTATGTCACGGCGCTTTTGGAATTCTAAATATCATTAAAAAGCTTTCACCAGAATCGCTCAATGACCCAAAAATATTTCTATGGTCCAACATCATCAATCTCAGCGAACAGAGCAGTCGTGAACTTAGAACAAAGACTGCTGATCCTTTAGGTTTGTGGATCGGACGAGTGGGATCGTTAATCGGAGCAATTGGGCTAATCGAGCATGAGTATGAATTTCCATTCCTCCCCCACCAGATGGAATTCTTAAATTCATGA
- a CDS encoding putative bifunctional diguanylate cyclase/phosphodiesterase → MSTPVEPLRLLLLAEEPAWTALLRECLAPMGSAAVLISAPNWDSVSRLFEDNRHAVLLTLPALQPAPGRCSLPTVLLLEHEPATAPVGVSDWLVFDALDAGMLQRCLRHVRERGVLENTLQRLAEQDPLTGIANRQGFQTLLTARLAEGDGRGLALGHLDLDNFRHANDALGHQAGDRLILQVVARLKSQLEAGDQLARLGSDEFALLIDTRRAPQRAEWMAERITEALAEPYWVDGESLLIGSSLGIAHARANGGADPLMWHAHIAMQQAKSTQGCTFHIFNERINRNARSMADLESELRRALRRDELELHYQPRLNLEDGQIVGLEALVRWRHGERGLLPPSEFVPLAEQSGLIVPLGYWVISRALRDMQALREQGLPALHMAINLSFRQFQDSQLLPTLSRLIAERGVEAQWLEFELTETAVMRRSDLVKQTMDALGRLGVRFSLDDFGTGFSSFVHLNSLPITLLKIDKSFVGGMEQREENRKLVHAMINLAHNLHLEVVAEGVETPEQLDLLRGFGCDQVQGYLISRPLPLEELVEYLTSGSSQQPALEIVG, encoded by the coding sequence TTGTCTACGCCTGTCGAACCCTTGCGTTTGCTGCTACTGGCCGAAGAGCCAGCGTGGACAGCGTTGTTGCGTGAGTGTCTGGCTCCGATGGGGAGCGCGGCGGTGCTGATCAGCGCGCCGAACTGGGATTCGGTCAGCCGCCTGTTCGAGGACAACCGCCACGCGGTGCTGCTGACCTTGCCAGCGTTGCAACCGGCGCCGGGGCGTTGCAGCCTGCCGACCGTTCTGCTGCTGGAGCATGAACCGGCCACTGCGCCGGTCGGTGTCAGCGACTGGCTGGTATTCGACGCCCTCGACGCTGGCATGCTTCAGCGTTGCCTGCGCCATGTCCGCGAGCGCGGCGTGCTGGAAAACACTCTGCAGCGCCTCGCCGAACAGGATCCGCTGACCGGCATCGCCAATCGCCAGGGTTTCCAGACCCTGCTCACCGCACGTCTTGCCGAAGGCGACGGTCGCGGCCTCGCCCTTGGCCATCTCGACCTCGACAATTTTCGCCATGCCAACGATGCCCTCGGCCATCAGGCCGGCGACCGCCTGATCCTGCAGGTCGTCGCGCGGCTGAAAAGTCAGCTGGAGGCGGGCGACCAACTGGCGCGGCTGGGCAGTGATGAATTCGCTCTGCTGATCGACACCCGCCGCGCGCCGCAACGCGCCGAGTGGATGGCCGAACGCATCACCGAAGCTTTGGCCGAGCCTTATTGGGTCGACGGCGAAAGCCTGCTGATCGGCTCCAGCCTCGGCATCGCTCACGCCCGCGCCAACGGCGGTGCGGATCCCTTGATGTGGCATGCGCACATCGCCATGCAGCAGGCCAAGAGTACGCAGGGCTGCACCTTCCATATCTTCAACGAACGCATCAACCGCAACGCGCGGAGCATGGCCGACCTTGAAAGCGAGCTGCGCCGGGCCTTGCGCCGCGATGAGCTGGAACTGCATTACCAGCCACGCCTGAACCTCGAAGACGGCCAGATTGTCGGCCTCGAAGCCCTGGTGCGCTGGCGTCATGGTGAGCGGGGTCTATTGCCGCCGAGTGAGTTCGTGCCGCTGGCCGAACAAAGCGGTCTGATCGTGCCATTGGGTTACTGGGTGATTTCCCGCGCCTTGCGCGACATGCAGGCTTTGCGCGAGCAAGGTCTGCCGGCGCTGCACATGGCGATCAACCTGTCGTTCCGGCAGTTTCAGGACAGTCAGTTGCTGCCGACGCTCAGTCGTCTGATTGCCGAGCGTGGCGTCGAGGCGCAGTGGCTGGAATTCGAACTGACCGAAACCGCGGTGATGCGGCGCAGCGATCTGGTCAAGCAGACCATGGACGCCCTCGGCCGCCTTGGCGTGCGCTTCTCGCTGGACGATTTCGGCACCGGTTTCTCCTCGTTCGTGCACCTCAACAGCCTGCCGATCACCTTGTTGAAGATTGACAAGAGTTTTGTCGGCGGCATGGAACAGCGTGAAGAGAACCGCAAACTGGTGCACGCGATGATCAACCTCGCGCACAACCTGCACCTGGAAGTGGTTGCCGAAGGGGTCGAGACGCCGGAGCAGCTGGATTTGTTGCGCGGGTTTGGTTGCGATCAGGTGCAGGGCTATCTGATCAGCCGGCCGTTGCCGTTGGAGGAGCTGGTGGAGTATCTGACGTCGGGATCGAGCCAGCAGCCGGCGCTGGAAATCGTCGGTTGA
- a CDS encoding acetyl-CoA hydrolase/transferase C-terminal domain-containing protein, translated as MVQLCSIEQAVDDVLVRLPAHIHMGLPLGLGKPNHFVNALYRRIKDLPERQLTIYTALCLGRPNLGDGLQKRFIEPFVERVFGDYPEFDFLADLQRDSLPANIRIQQFFMQPGSLLNSAPAQQDYVSSNYSHAARDINAAGLNLVAQLLASNSDHPDRLSLSCNPDITLDLLPMIAKRREAGETIVLVGQVHTDLPYMPGDAEVDIDTFDLLIDEKDSSTLFSTPNMPVGFQDHFIGLHASTLVRDGGTLQIGIGSMGDALTAALLARQADNAGYQALLDDINLSQWAQLIQREGGTAPFAKGLYGCSEMFVNGLLVLADAGIIRRKVYPDVPTQEQANAGTLDEAAQPDGICVHGGFFLGPRSFYERLRELPQSRLLEFNMTRISYINELYGQEELKRLQRLDARFINTVFNMTLLGAGVADQLEDGRVLSGVGGQYNFVAQGHALHNARSILILRSWRESAGEVSSNIVWEYGHCTIPRHLRDIVVTEYGIADLRGKSDAAVIEALLNISDSRFQPGLIEQAQNVGKLPKDFRIDPRFADNTPQRLQAIAARHPNLFPEYPLGCDFTAIERDLLRALNWLKSKFKLSEILELGKAALDAPEASQFPEHLERMQLTNPEGLKEDLFQRLLLTGLKATTQ; from the coding sequence ATGGTGCAGTTGTGTTCGATCGAACAGGCGGTGGACGACGTACTGGTGCGCTTGCCGGCGCACATCCACATGGGCCTGCCGCTGGGGCTGGGCAAGCCGAATCACTTCGTCAACGCGCTGTACCGGCGCATCAAGGACCTGCCCGAGCGGCAGCTGACGATCTACACCGCGCTGTGCCTCGGTCGGCCGAATCTGGGCGATGGCTTGCAGAAGCGCTTTATCGAGCCCTTCGTCGAGCGGGTGTTCGGTGATTATCCGGAGTTCGATTTCCTCGCCGATCTGCAGCGCGACAGCCTGCCCGCCAATATCCGTATCCAACAGTTCTTCATGCAACCCGGCAGTCTGCTCAACAGCGCGCCTGCGCAGCAGGATTACGTCAGCAGCAATTACAGCCATGCCGCCCGCGACATCAACGCAGCGGGCCTGAATCTGGTGGCGCAGTTGCTGGCCAGCAACAGCGATCATCCCGATCGGCTGAGCCTGAGTTGCAACCCGGACATCACCCTCGACCTGTTGCCGATGATCGCCAAGCGCCGCGAGGCGGGGGAGACCATCGTGCTGGTCGGCCAGGTGCATACGGATTTGCCGTACATGCCCGGCGATGCGGAAGTCGACATCGACACCTTCGATCTGCTGATCGACGAGAAGGACAGCAGCACGCTGTTTTCCACGCCGAATATGCCGGTGGGCTTCCAGGATCATTTCATTGGCTTGCACGCCAGTACGCTGGTGCGCGATGGCGGCACGCTGCAAATTGGTATTGGTTCGATGGGTGATGCGTTGACTGCTGCGCTCCTTGCCCGTCAAGCCGATAACGCCGGGTATCAGGCGTTGCTCGATGACATCAACCTCAGCCAATGGGCGCAATTGATCCAGCGCGAGGGCGGCACCGCGCCATTTGCCAAAGGCCTCTACGGTTGCAGCGAGATGTTCGTCAACGGGCTGCTGGTTTTGGCGGATGCCGGGATCATCCGGCGCAAGGTCTATCCGGATGTGCCGACCCAGGAGCAGGCCAATGCCGGCACCCTCGATGAAGCTGCACAGCCTGACGGTATCTGCGTGCACGGCGGTTTCTTTCTTGGTCCGCGAAGTTTTTATGAACGGCTGCGCGAGTTGCCGCAAAGCAGGTTGCTTGAATTCAACATGACCCGCATCAGCTACATCAACGAGCTGTATGGGCAGGAAGAACTCAAACGTCTGCAGCGCCTTGATGCACGCTTCATCAACACTGTGTTCAACATGACGTTGCTGGGTGCGGGTGTCGCGGATCAATTGGAAGACGGGCGGGTGCTCAGCGGGGTCGGCGGGCAGTACAACTTCGTGGCGCAGGGACACGCGTTGCACAATGCGCGGTCGATTCTGATTCTGCGCAGCTGGCGCGAGTCCGCCGGCGAGGTCAGTTCCAACATCGTCTGGGAATACGGCCACTGCACGATTCCGCGGCATCTGCGCGACATCGTCGTCACCGAATACGGCATAGCCGACCTGCGGGGTAAATCCGACGCAGCGGTAATCGAAGCGCTGCTCAACATCAGCGACTCACGTTTTCAGCCAGGGCTCATCGAACAGGCGCAGAACGTCGGCAAGCTGCCGAAGGATTTCCGCATCGATCCACGGTTTGCCGACAACACACCGCAACGCTTGCAGGCGATTGCCGCGCGGCACCCGAACCTGTTTCCGGAGTATCCGTTGGGTTGTGATTTCACCGCGATCGAACGGGATCTGCTGCGCGCGCTGAACTGGCTGAAGAGCAAGTTCAAGCTGAGCGAGATTCTGGAATTGGGCAAGGCAGCGCTGGATGCGCCGGAGGCGTCGCAATTTCCGGAACACCTGGAGCGCATGCAGCTCACCAATCCGGAAGGCCTCAAAGAAGACCTTTTCCAACGCCTGCTGCTCACCGGCCTGAAAGCCACCACGCAATAA